The DNA region GATACATTACCACTCATCTTCTGCGCTATGTGCACATCATACTTATCTGCTATTCTCTTTAAAAAACTATGCCTAAGCATATGGGGAGTAAGGTTGAATTTCTCTTCTTCTTCAAGATATGCATTAGCTAACTTTGATATCCTTCTGCATATTCTTATTATCTCAAACCTTGTAATTCTGTTACCGTACTTAGTTACAAGTAATGGTGATTCTAAAGATAACTCAGTACGAGTAGATAAATACTTATCAAGATGATCTCTTGCTTCATTGGGCAAAGGTACTTTAGTCGATATCTTCTTACTCTTTGACCTTTTTACCTCATGGAAACCTCTGTGGTGGTACTGACCATAGTTAAGTGTAGCCAACTCTGATTCTCTAAGTCCGGTTGTAAGTAATATGTAAAATACGGTTACTTCAAGTAGAGGATTCTGATTCTTTTGCTTGCAAGTAGCTATC from Candidatus Jidaibacter acanthamoeba includes:
- a CDS encoding tyrosine-type recombinase/integrase; its protein translation is MATLKHFARWVHKEKPFVTGYPFQGVRIIEIEEPRWNGLSDKQILRLKSACEHRIATCKQKNQNPLLEVTVFYILLTTGLRESELATLNYGQYHHRGFHEVKRSKSKKISTKVPLPNEARDHLDKYLSTRTELSLESPLLVTKYGNRITRFEIIRICRRISKLANAYLEEEEKFNLTPHMLRHSFLKRIADKYDVHIAQKMSGNVS